Part of the Porites lutea chromosome 14, jaPorLute2.1, whole genome shotgun sequence genome, AAAGCACAATAGTTTAAAATTTTGCCGCAGATAAAAACATTCACTGGTTCATTGGTAATCATTACATTAAGGCAACGTTTCTTGCCATTCTTACATTGATATATTGGCAAAATCGCCTCcatcattttttgttgttaagaGAGTTAACCCTTTtaaaatcactaaaaaaatGCTAGCTACTGCTTCATACTCTAGTGTTATGTCGATCTTTATGGATATACCGTATGCAGACAATTTTCTTTGCAAATCAGCTCATCCGGGCAAACGAACATGGAGAAACACAATAAAGGAACTAGATGAGATGGACATGCAACCGCCTCCTACCCTATTCTCTGCTCCAATACTGGGAGAGGATCTGATTATAATCAGACATACCTGCCCATCACCTTTCGCAGTCTGTCCAAGATTTTGTTAAAGTGAGGCCGTTTATCTGGGTCATCATCCCAGCACTGTGTCATTAGGGACTGGAGCTCTTCTTTACAAGCATTCGCCTCAACAACGGGGCGAAATGGTGGGTCTTCATGTGCAGTGACTCGAGCAATTATCTCTGTCGACCGTAAATCAGACAATCACTGGCATTGTTTCTTttcattgttctttttattactgGTGTTCAAACATTAATTGCGAGTACATGTAACAAGCGCCAAAAAGCAAGGGGAAAAGTGAGTGAGCAAGTCGAGTCTCATGATTAAAGATTGTTGGTAATGCAAATTAAGTCATCGGATCAGTTGCGACTCTTACCTTGTGGTTGTAGAGTATACATGCTATAAGGTGGCTTTCTGATCGCAATTTCTTGTAAAATTATACCATAACTGTATACATCTCCTTTCTGTGATCCCCTGTTGTCCATGTCGTCATCATGTATGTGTTCTGGGGCGCACCACAACATATCTGAAAAGTAATGAAATACATAATATCTCAAGAAAACactaaaagctgctttttttgGTATTTGAAGGTTATGACTAAGCAAGTTATCGAGTTTAGTGCGCGCACAATGTTTTACAGGTTATGGTAAGGACTTTTGGAGGTGCTCTTTTAGTATCTGACAGGTCTAATGATAATATGCCTTGGTCGTTTTATAATTACAGTTTCCTTGTAGCGGAGAGTACCCACTGACTTTCTTAGCAAGTAAAAAGACCGAGCAAATGCTTTCAGAATTGACTAATTCCATaacttattttcattttctgcttTGACCCATAAGAGAATTATAAACTGGTACACGCATGCGCAACCTACCATTGTATTTTTCATACTCTTCTCTGGGAGGCAGGCGGTCGGCGGGGGAGCGGAGCTCACTTAGACCCCAGTCTCCTATCTTACACACCCACCGCGAGTCAATCAGACAGTTGGAGGACTTGAGCCGACCATGCACTTGCACTGCGCTATTGTGAAGAACCATCATACCCTGTGCAGAAAGAAAGGGTCTTTTTAAGGTATAGACTCTAGCTGTCGTATGGTTAATAATGATGTTTTGTGCTGGGAGTCACTGAAGCTGATTATGTGGTTGTACTAGTTGAAATACGGGCCTCATATATAAAAAGCGACCTTAATTCACTAAACACGTTTAAATATTTGCTGCACACATTGGCGGTTTGGTGCATGATCATGACCAGgagagaatgagctcattcTCTTTTGTCATGACTCTGATGCTATTTAACTATAGCTGTGACCAGGGTAGTTTTTCATCTGACATGACTACtgtactttttcaaaaaatactgAGTAAAACAAGTCAGAGCTTTCAGTTTCTACTCATTCTAAGGGACGAGACCTCGGGGATGAGATGTGTCTCTCAGTGGCATATGTTAAGTAATGTTTTACATTACCGTTGCTACATCACGGACCAATGAAAGGATAAAAATTTCTTCCAGCTTAAAATCCTCGTTCTCCAAAAGATCCTAAATGAAAGCATTAAAATGTTAGTATCAAACTTTTAGCCTTAAAGTTAACACGGGGTTAAAGTCATAATAATTTCATTTATTGTAGGCCCGTGAATAATTTCCTATGATGTCCATGATAAGTTCATTACACTATAGAACAACTGTGAATCATTCTTTTACTGATGTATTTCGAGAAAACACAATCAACTTTATTCTACTTTTGTCGTGTATGCATGGCTTGTTATCTTTCAATCCCGGCAGCAATACTTAAAAAATCGTTGACGTACCTGAAGACTGCCTCGTTTCAAATATTTGGAGAGGATCATAACCTGGGGTGAGTCGATACAGATTCCGATGAAAGGATTGATGTTTTCATGGCGTAATTCCCGTGCctatacaaaaacaaacatttcatcagATAGGTACGCAAAACAGCACTGATAGATGTCGGTCTACCGTCTACCTACTACGTAACTGTCTCCATTAGCGAGCGCGTACCCAACTACAAAAACGTCCAGTTTTTTCAGCGACTGAtcaaaaagtcaagaatggcCATGAAATTTGATTCGTATGGAGCGATGATGATTCAGTAATCGTGGTATtcgtattttgattgtgttccatGTATACTCGGCTGGCAGTAAGCATAAATTGTCTACGATACTGATAGCGAATGTTGTGAACCTTGCTCATTTTGTCtcgttaacatttttatttaaaaaattgttcaagTTTTTTGTGTACCTAAACTCTCTCTATATATTATACATTATTGGATTATCATAATGGGATACAGTAAGCATGAATTTAGAACAATAAACGTGTTGTAAatccctaaaaaaaattgtcatattacccccccccccccccctacctcCTCATAACGGCTACCTCTCCACAAATGCCACTATCCTCTGTCCCCAAGGTGACCGTTGGGgtgaggttcgactgtagttctGACTAACACTAATTTGTTAGTTCTATCGTTAATAGCCACCAAAAAAAGTTCTACAAACCTGACTTACCTGTTTGACTTCAATCAGAATTTTGCGAGAAATTcgaagttctttcttttttatgtgTTTAACGACAACCAGTTCACCCTTCAAAGATAAACCAAGTAGAATTAAGGTTAGAAAGACGGTCAATGGGGGGTGTCCTGGCAGTACATATTaactaacaataaaaaaggCTAACCTAGTTAATTACATGTAATATCTCACTAGGAATTGACGTAAAAAGAACGTTAATCAGTATGTTGTGGTCATAGAAATGGTGCAATAGCAGGCAAAGGATTTTTTACTTCTCCTTCCAGCAACTCCTTTGCGTCTCCCAGTCCCctatgttattatttttttcttactcaCCTTATGGAAAGCGATGTTAGTAAACCCAGAAGAGAAGACTTGCTCCTGCAAACTCCACCTTGCTGAATACTGTGTGTCAGCGGACTTCACACTTGCGCATGATCTTAGACTACCAACTCGACTGGAGCGATTGGCACGTGAAGCTGACGTCCGGGATCTCATAGTTCTCCCAGAACCAAAGTTTCCGTTCTGAATATGCAAAAGTTAACAAGAGGTTCACGTTTATCATTTTACCCTGTAATTTCCAACACTGTTCAGAATCAATGTTTGTGTGCAATAAGAATATCCCAGATTTATTCTGTAAAATTGCAAAACCAAATACACTGGTATCTTGTGAAAAACCTGCTATATGAATAGCGTAAAATGCTCATGAAAAggtagtgttaatgatataatatatttttataccGCTTAGCTCACCGAGTTTCCGAAGAGGTTGATCGTATCTCTTAACACGATATCTTCTTGTTTGACCTTCCATGTCTGATTTTGCGCAAGATCCAGCTCGAAAATCAGCTTCCTGTTATAAGATAAATCAAGTGCTTTGGTTCTGTGTGATGACGTTTTATAATTgcacaacaaaacaacgcaAAATTGGTCAGTGGTTCAACCACGTCACCAGGCTTACCCTTGGGACGAGGTTACTATGATAAGAGAAAGAAATTTCTGCTGGACACTGACTGAAAAATACGGGTGTTTCTCAATAGATTTTCAGGTGGAAAAAGCTGGAAGATTGAGTGACAACaataacatttaaaaattttattgcaaCTTTGGGAAACTCACTCGGGCAGCACTAAGTATAGGTTCACTAACAACATAGCTTAGACCCGCCACCATTCCCTTTGAGGGAAAACGATCTAACGAAATTAATGCTTTGCAAGAAATAATTCTCACTATACCtgtaagcaaaaacaaacaccaTGGTAACAAATACAAATCCAAACACGGTACAACAGGCGATGATGATATATGTAGTGCTATCCTCTGTGGAGAGAAACAAATAGTCCATCTAAGCAGGAAGGAAATAGACCAGGAAGGGTGGCGAAGTGGTCTGTGCGTCAGACCTGCAATCCTTCGATTCCTCCTTCAACTACTAGCTGTATTTTTTTCCTCGGTCGTCCCGAGGACAAATCTgaagtgcctgtaaactagctacAAAAAAGCCAACACGCTTCCACTCAAAAACAAAGCCTAACATTACTTTTTTACTGAATCACTTGTACTAAAGcttttttttgtagtgtcaCTTATCTTATTGTTTGGCGAAGTTAATAAAAAGATACTAAATCATTCTCTTCGATGTTGAATTAGagggagaaagaaaacaaaattaatgatgttCTCTTGGTGAAAAGAACCAGAATCATCTTACCACTGTCGTTGTAACAAAGTTCGCCTTCCCACCCACACTCAGGACTATCTTTAGGTGGAGTGGTGACCCCTCCCGGCCAGATGATTGTAACACCTTCTCTGATAGTAAAGTTATCATTATATCGAGTATAATACGCAATGTCCTCAAATCTGTCATCAATTAGTGTTTGAATGACATAATCAGGGTCTCGGTCGCCGTTGTTGTCCATGTAAACTGGTCCCGCGATACCTAATAAAATAGAAGAGCACACATACAGTAGACTGAACAGTAGAACAACATCAGCATAGACTTGACTACAGAGCTACAGTACATGGTAAACCGTCACACACTTATAGTTGGAGCATCACCAATGAAGAAGACACCatggaagaaagaaagaaattattcaGATACCTTGATAAACTCTATTGTAAGTTCTCTTGGATACTTCCAAGCCATTTCTGATATtttttccggattccaaagtttCGTTAACAGCCAACGCGTACAGTAAAACAGCATCATACATTGTCCCAGCGTAAGCTTCCACCTAGGTGATAATCACATATTTGGAATCAGTAAGTTGGATATCAAgaaatattcaacatttgttaCCTATGATAATACACAGTAGTTCAGCAGACCACGTGTCAGAAATGATTTGAAGCAAGAGAAGTTGGTAAAGAGGGAGGAGAAGGTGTATCCCGAGCACCTTGGGTAGGGACTAATCCTCGAAACGTCCCAGTTCTTTCCTTATGACTGGAGACCAATTTATCCAATAAGATACATCGGCCACCGTAATAATTGTCAAAATAGAACTACATTTTGGAGATACTAAGAGTCTTCAAAAACGAATAAGCATGATTTGTTGTTCATGCGTGAGGATGAAAAAGTTTGGTGTTCGTCGTTGCATTGGCTGTGAGGAGCGACTTTTATATTTTACACATATCATTTTTGTGCACTGGCATGTACTATTAATTTGTTTAAAACACAGCTCACTGTTCCATTTTCCGGAATCTCCACATTAAAGGGATCGGCTTTCAACCTGCTCTTGACGCGATTTACGAAAGCTGTTACTTTGTCTCCGGTTCTCTTCTCTGTTCCAAACTTTTGTTCAATGTTCAAGACTCCCTCATAAGCTTTCTTGGCGTCATTATCCCGTCCATCGTTACCCATCCACGTGTTGTTACCAATGTAAGATCTACAATGTATCAAACAAAAAACTCTGATAAAGGGTGGGGTGTGGCGCTTTTGAATTTTTCCAGAGAGTGAACGGCATTCAGTCTTAACTTACCGCTTAGGCAAGTGGACCGTGATGAAAGCGTAATGACCATTAAGAAGACCCAGATCCAAAAAGTTCAACATGATTTCTCTAATGTCACCTCCATcgcataacaaaataaaaactgaaaaaaatacttGCTTTAGTACGTCGTACTAGAATGATGAGCAGCACAAACATAGGGTAGACATTACGCAGCACCTCAACCTGCTGCAATTAGAACTAATCATAGAAGACTTAAATCATTCACATCAGACCGCTGGACTACATTGATAAGCCCTGAGAAATATATCAAAAGTCCGAATAAAAGAATTTGTCAAGTGCTACGTATATGAACAGAAGGGCCTAAAtagtttgcttttgtttgatGAGTTCGATAAAATGTTCTCCTGTCGGAACGAAACGGAAGGCTACCGCTTAAGACGTTAGGCATTCACGATTTCAATATGCCTTATACTAAATTAAGTTAAAGAGACCGACTGATGCAGTTTCTTTCAAGTGAAATGATTTCTTATTTCAAGCGAACTTGAAGTCACAACACCTACCGTTTAACCTGCGTCCCCTTGTTCCCTTGTTAAAGTCATGAAATGATTATTGGTGGATAGTGTGGACCTATGAGATAAAAGTATTCGCGTCTTACTTACTCATAGCGCGTTTAGCCGCTCTTCTGATCAGATCAGCATGGCGTTCAATTCTGCTTTCTAGGATATGAAGACGTCCTGGGATGAACGAATGGAAATGAGCCACGTTGATTCCGTGATGGAGAAGCTCAATTTTAACTAAGTTTGCTGCAATTTGCCAGATGTCATCTGTGGAGGCGATAATAGCCACACGCTTCCAACTGAAATGTTCCATGAGACGTTTAAGCAGTTTCTCCATTTTAGTGTAGGGACCTTATGAGCAAAACATTCTAAATTAAAAAGAGTACCTAACACTTAATATATATAAAAGATTAGCCAAACAGCCTGCCGCTTATAATACAAAGCCCGCTACAAGGAGCTCGAAGCTCCGATATGTTATTATGCTTTGTGGCACGACTAAAATTGCGTTGTCTtgataagtaaaataaaatagaggggggcgtaaggggggtgcgaataccgcaataccgcacatggTAGCACGAGAATCCCGCAATACCACATCATAATTTACccaaataccgaaaccgcaATTACAAATCGGAAAAAGTTGACGTTGTCAATACTACAAATCCCTCtttcaaatagaaataatacttttatgtCAGTGTTTCCAATTCAAGGTGCGTCGAAGTCAAGCTTGCGATAAACATAAGATCATCGCActcgtttaattttgttcataacATGTATACGTTTACATAAATGATACAacgggggtacttgggttaatttttgctgggtatgtgccgctggcttctcagagcccctaccccattatagtctattcagtggtcaattatagaccccatcttagttacttttgggcaaatatttaattttcgcAATCCCAGCTTAgtcgctttctatttttatgaattgaccattttttagattgaatgaagaacacttaaCTTTTTATCTACAGTAcgaacattctggtacgtttgctaaccgtaaatatgaagaactgtcttacccccaaaaatcagaaaatgctcgaccccattctagtaactctctggaaaatgcgaccccattatagtcacttCACTCGTGAAAATGCGGcgccatccagcggcacatccccattagcctcttataaggaagtagccccccgccccccgggCTGCCATGCTACGTAGGCTAAGCACACACGAATACTTGTACATTCTATATTCCTGCATGCACAACGAGAAGGACGAGTAGTAATCTTTAGACCACAGCATCTTCATAGATTATCTTTCGACACTACGAAATTTATAACGACCTCACTGACCTCACTATTTGCTGGAATATCTGACTGATCACTTAGTTGACCCTCTGGATCGCTCGCCATTGTTTCGCGACTGGCACGAAAGAGGCGGTAAGATTGGTAAGGAGGTTAACCAAGCTGACTATTCCCACAAGTTCTACGAGGTTATAAATAATGCGACATGTTTATGTATCATTGGATAAGAAAGTTAATGTCGTTAATCATATCaagtattaactgaaattacaaGCCATACGATTTGTCTGGACTGTTTGCGCAATATACGATCCCCGACTGTGCAGCTATAGGAAGACACGCGGGTCACGCAGGCTAGCTAGGGAGaccttttaggatttgtatcctcttgtcatgaaaaagaagcagatcacCGTGACATAACGATTTTTTTACCGACTACCGcgacataaaatttaaactcaCCGCACACCGCTTGGGTtctgaaaaccgcaataccgtactttgaaataaaaattaccgcaacaccgcaccaaaaaaaacccaataccgcaataccgcaaacccttacgcccccctcaaAATAATCTACTTTCCTTTAGCAAAAGCGATTTTTAAGAGATAGCTACATAATATTTCCAAGCCGTAtcatatatatatctatattaGCAACTCCCAACATATTTCAAGTTAAGTGTAAAAGAGCCTTAATCAAAAAGGCCTGATCGATAAACTTGTTGTAAATATTTAGGCAGATGGGCGGAAATATCATTTATTCCAAATGGGATTAATTGTACATTCCTCTAACATCATCTCGCCTTTAAATGTTGACAAATACGGGCACTCGATAGTTTGATCATGCATAACAGGAAGACTTCTGTTTAACTGTCCGGTTTTGAGCAATTCActgaacaggaaaaaaaatatggaaGCTGAGGCAGAAAAAAGGACTGGAGCAATTTTCTAGGGTAACTTattaaggaaaaaattctaatgataaaatgaaataaacaggTATAGTGTTGTAACTTAAGAAAATATGAATGGGAAAGTAGAAATTTATCAAActcgaaaaaaacaacaacacttttttttttagttcactggGTTTGACTCCACTCGAATTTACTTACCAACAGTTCGTACAAATGTGGGGAACGTATTTCTGTTGGATAAATGAGCAGACATACAGCCCCATGAAATGACTGGAAGATTCCATTTCCCTGCCAACAAGCTGATATATTCACAGACTCGGTTACATCCTCCCCCAATAAAGGCATCTACTCCTCTTTTCTGCTGAGCCCAGAAGTTCATAACCAGAGGTAAGGCTGTGTTAGGTGAGCAGTTAGTGTTGCCAAATACAAACTGAAGGCGGTGGTTTGGTAACAAAGAGGGATCGTTGTTGATATCTTCAACGGCAATAGGCATAGCAGCGGCTGTTGTTCGTCCAACATCCCATTCTCCTGTCATTGGTGCCAGAGCTGCAATGGTGATGTTCTGTTTGGACTGCTGCCCTGCCGAGCCATCGGACTTTCGTGTTGGGAGAAAATACAGATAAAAAATACACACGGCAGTAATGCCGTGTATAAAAACTTTCATTAGTAATTAACTGACAGTATCCCTTGAAAATAGCAAAGATTGTTTTCCCAACTCGTTA contains:
- the LOC140924765 gene encoding atrial natriuretic peptide receptor 1-like is translated as MLNFLDLGLLNGHYAFITVHLPKRSYIGNNTWMGNDGRDNDAKKAYEGVLNIEQKFGTEKRTGDKVTAFVNRVKSRLKADPFNVEIPENGTVEAYAGTMYDAVLLYALAVNETLESGKNIRNGLEVSKRTYNRVYQGIAGPVYMDNNGDRDPDYVIQTLIDDRFEDIAYYTRYNDNFTIREGVTIIWPGGVTTPPKDSPECGWEGELCYNDSEDSTTYIIIACCTVFGFVFVTMVFVFAYRKLIFELDLAQNQTWKVKQEDIVLRDTINLFGNSNGNFGSGRTMRSRTSASRANRSSRVGSLRSCASVKSADTQYSARWSLQEQVFSSGFTNIAFHKGELVVVKHIKKKELRISRKILIEVKQARELRHENINPFIGICIDSPQVMILSKYLKRGSLQDLLENEDFKLEEIFILSLVRDVATGMMVLHNSAVQVHGRLKSSNCLIDSRWVCKIGDWGLSELRSPADRLPPREEYEKYNDMLWCAPEHIHDDDMDNRGSQKGDVYSYGIILQEIAIRKPPYSMYTLQPQEIIARVTAHEDPPFRPVVEANACKEELQSLMTQCWDDDPDKRPHFNKILDRLRKVMGRDVNIMDNIMALIEQHTDNLEALVEERTRLLMEEKKKTDKLLYKMLPVAVAEQLKLGKPVTPEYFDEVTIYFSEIMAFIDLASESTPMEIVAFLNDLYLALDNILGNYDVFKVETIGDCLLVVSGLPVRNGNRHAAEIADMAFDILSLMTHFKIRHRPRMKLQLRVGLHSGSCVAGVVGIHMPRFCLFGDTVNVASRLETTGQALKIHVSEDCYRLLKEIGGYIFLKRGEVYLKGRGFWKTYWLMGKEGFNKPLPHAMAANSEPSVETLNVYYAS
- the LOC140924975 gene encoding gamma-aminobutyric acid type B receptor subunit 1-like; translated protein: MKVFIHGITAVCIFYLYFLPTRKSDGSAGQQSKQNITIAALAPMTGEWDVGRTTAAAMPIAVEDINNDPSLLPNHRLQFVFGNTNCSPNTALPLVMNFWAQQKRGVDAFIGGGCNRVCEYISLLAGKWNLPVISWGCMSAHLSNRNTFPTFVRTVGPYTKMEKLLKRLMEHFSWKRVAIIASTDDIWQIAANLVKIELLHHGINVAHFHSFIPGRLHILESRIERHADLIRRAAKRAMSK